The Lentimicrobiaceae bacterium DNA segment TCCAATCAAGAACAAGTAAAAGATCAACAAAAATGGCTACTAACAGATTAATTGGAGAATTGCCCAAAGTGGGGATCCGGCCCGTTATCGACGGACGGTTACAGGGAGTGCGGGAATCACTCGAAAATCAAACCATGAATATGGCCAAGGCTGCGGCACAACTGATCAGCGAAAATCTTCGTTTCCCTAACGGAGAAAAGATTGAATGCGTGATCGCCGATTCGACCATTGGCGGAGTGGCTGAGGCTGCCATGTGCGCCGAAAAATTTGCCCGTTCGGGTGTCGGGGTCTCACTGACTGTCTCCCCTTGCTGGTGTTACGGAACAGAAGTAATGGATACAGATCCACTGTTGCCCAAAGCGGTTTGGGGCTTCAACGGGACCGAACGTCCGGGGGCTGTATATCTTGCTGCAGCGCTTGCAGGATATGCGCAGAAGGGCTTACCTGCGTTCGGTATCTATGGACACGACGTTCAGGATAAGAAAGACGGTTCCATCCCGGAAGATGTGAAAGAGAAGATTTTGCGTTTTGTCAAAGCCGGTCTCGCGGTAGCGCAAATGAAAAATAAATCGTACCTCTCGCTGGGTGGTATGTCGATGGGTATTGCCGGATCGTATGTCGATCAGGAGTTCTTGCTCGACTATCTCGGCATCCGTACTGAGGTTATTGATATGTCGGAGCTGATACGCCGTGCCGAGCGTGGCATATACGATCCTGCCGAATACGCTAAAGCGATTGCCTGGGTAAAGAAGAACTGCAAAGAGGGCAAGGACCTCAACGATCCTGCCAGTCAGGCAACCAGGGAGCGAAAAGACTGGGAGTGGGAGATGGTGGTCAAGATGACCCTTTCGGCCCGCGACCTGATGATAGGAAACCCAAAACTGAAAGAGCTGGGACATGGCGAAGAGGCGCTTGGTCGCAATGCCATTTTGGGCGGTTTCCAGGGACAACGTGCCTGGACAGACCATCTGCCCAACGGTGATTTTATGGAGGCAATTTTGAACTCCTCGTTCGACTGGAACGGCATCCGTCAGGCTTTTGTCTTCGCAACAGAAAACGATTCATTGAATGGTGTCTCCATGTTGTTCGGACATCTGCTTACCAATACGGCCCAGATCTTCTCCGATGTTAGGACTTACTGGAGTCCTGAATCAGTTGAGCGGGTGACAGGCAGCAAACTCACCGGCAAAGCAGCAGGCGGAATCATCCACCTGATCAATTCCGGATCAACGACCCTGGATGCCACTGGAAAGCAAAAAGCAAACGGCCAGTCCGTTATGAAACCATTCTGGGAAATCTCAGAGGCCGAGGCACAAGCCTGTCTGGATGCCACCGACTGGGCCCCAGCCGACCTTGGCTATTTCCGCGGAGGCGGTTACTCTTCCCATTTCAAAACTGAGGGAGAGATGCCTGTCACGATGAGCCGCATCAATCTGGTGAAAGGGATTGGACCTGTTTTGCAACTGGCCGAAGGTTGGACCATTGATCTTCCGGACGAGGTGCACAATACCCTGGACCAGCGTACCAACCCGACCTGGCCAACAACCTGGTTTGCCCCGCGGACCAATGGCAAAGGAGCCTTTGCGGATGTTTATAGTGTGATGGCCAACTGGGGCGCCAACCACGGAGCCATCAGTTTCGGGCACATCGGCGCTGATCTGATCTCGCTGGCTTCGATGCTTAGGATCCCGGTTTGCATGCACAATGTGGAAGAGGGCAAAATTTTCCGCCCTGCTTCCTGGAGCGCCTTCGGAATGGACAAAGAGGGATCCGACTACCGCGCTTGCGATACTTATGGGCCAATCTACGGGAAAACAAGATGAAATTGGCTTTAAATGCCATTTAGTCAAAGAATCCTTTGAGTTTCCTTTGAGTTTTCCTTCGGGGCCTTCGTGGTAAGATTTAATTCTTTAACCACAAAGGGCGCGAAGGGTGACACGAAAGACACAAAAAGAGAATTGAATTAGTAATGAGAAATTTTATAATTGGCTTAAAATAAGTACTTTATTTAATTTGTGTTATATGAAAGGCCGGAGGGGACACCCATTCGGCCTTTTTGTTTTCGTATTTAGATAACTTATCTCCTCCTTTCTCGTTAAAAGTAAGGTATCACATCATTTTCAATTTTCAATTTTTTAAGTATTGTGGATGGGTTCGAAATTCGCTGTAAGTCAGTCAGTTTTTACGAAGAAAAGTGTCCTGAAAGATTATTATACCGTCTTTCTAAGCCGGCAGTTGAGTCTCCTTGGTAGGAAAGAGGTGCATCTTGGCAAGGCTCCGTTTGGAATTTTCGGTGATGGAAAGGAGTTGGCGCAGATTGCCTATGTAAAATGCTACCGCGACGGGGACTGGCGTTCAGGGTACTATCGCGACCAAACTTTCATGCTGGCGGCTGGAATGATGACCCCAACGGAATTTTTCTCTCAGCTATACGGGGATACCAATACTATCAACAATCCGTCCACCGGAGGTCGCAATTTCAATAACCATCATTCAACTGCAAACAGATCAGCCGCTGGAGGGCTTCTGGAGCTAGCGTTGATGAAGAATTCTGCAGCAGACCTTTCTCCCACTGCCGGACAAATTCCGCGTCTCCTGGGATTGGCACAGGCCTCCAAGCTTGTCAGGGACCATCCCGAATTTGCACCACATACGGCAGGCAAAATCACCGGAGATGAAGTGGCATTTGGCTCAATAGGCGAATCCAGTACCTCCGAAGGGATGTTTTTCGAAACCATCAATGCCGCCTGT contains these protein-coding regions:
- a CDS encoding L-fucose isomerase, encoding MGELPKVGIRPVIDGRLQGVRESLENQTMNMAKAAAQLISENLRFPNGEKIECVIADSTIGGVAEAAMCAEKFARSGVGVSLTVSPCWCYGTEVMDTDPLLPKAVWGFNGTERPGAVYLAAALAGYAQKGLPAFGIYGHDVQDKKDGSIPEDVKEKILRFVKAGLAVAQMKNKSYLSLGGMSMGIAGSYVDQEFLLDYLGIRTEVIDMSELIRRAERGIYDPAEYAKAIAWVKKNCKEGKDLNDPASQATRERKDWEWEMVVKMTLSARDLMIGNPKLKELGHGEEALGRNAILGGFQGQRAWTDHLPNGDFMEAILNSSFDWNGIRQAFVFATENDSLNGVSMLFGHLLTNTAQIFSDVRTYWSPESVERVTGSKLTGKAAGGIIHLINSGSTTLDATGKQKANGQSVMKPFWEISEAEAQACLDATDWAPADLGYFRGGGYSSHFKTEGEMPVTMSRINLVKGIGPVLQLAEGWTIDLPDEVHNTLDQRTNPTWPTTWFAPRTNGKGAFADVYSVMANWGANHGAISFGHIGADLISLASMLRIPVCMHNVEEGKIFRPASWSAFGMDKEGSDYRACDTYGPIYGKTR